Genomic window (Lutra lutra chromosome 17, mLutLut1.2, whole genome shotgun sequence):
TGGGAGTGACAAAGTGATAACAGAAggaatttacacacacacacacacacacacacacacacacctctttgTCTAGAAGTAAACTCATTCTCATTTTCAGGAGGGGCAAAGTGTTtgcttttcatataaatatatttcaggaaATATGAATtgttcaaaagaaaatgttaagtaaatTACTGGTGCAAAGGACTGCAGAAATGGCAGGCGTCCTTCTGTGTCTATTACCAGGACATAGGCCATGTGGCTTTTGGCTTTATATCCCTAGTGCAGTTCCTTCTTTTGTGAGAAGAGAGGGTAACTCTCTCTGGGCAGCTGGTCGCATGATCTTTGGGTGGATAAGGACAGTACAGGACGTGCAGCTAACCCCACAAGTCTGGCCTTTTTTATCTGGAAATAGAAAACGTCTCCAAAGCTATGAAcgctattaataaaataatagctaatgtGGATTACtcactgtgtatgtgtatggCATCATTCTAATTTCTTTGCATTACTTCTAAGATTAAATCAACTGAATTTAATCTTTCCATCATTTCCTTCTAAGAGCCACACcctattatttttccctttatagaGAGCGGGAGACTGAGCCACAAAGAGGTTCATGTCACACAGCTGTGACATGGGTGGGACTGGCACTCCGTGGGCTGACTGCAGCATCATGGCCTCACCCACCACCCCGTATGTGTGAAAGGTGAGGACTCTGGACACCTGGCACAGAGGCAGCGTGGGAAGAACTTCTGCATAGCTCTgtgacctctctgggcttccgtTTCCCACGTCTCAAGATAGGGCACAACAGACTATCTCAAAGGACCCTCCAGCTCTGGAAAATGACAGGCAGAATTTAGCACCCACTAGCATCCTGACCAGCCAGTTGGGTTATGACTCTGACTAggagctgtgtgattttgggctggtggcttaacctctctggaaATTGGCACAATCACTTCAGCCTCTGCACATTCACTCTCTCACTGGTTCCTGTACAGGTGAAATGACATAAAGGATGGCAAAGACCCTTGGTCTGTCCAAATGCTGCGGTAGCCTCCTGTTCTGAGGGCCTTTTTGCTAGCCATCCACACTCCCCCTGACCCCAGGTAAGCAAATTTCCAATTCCATCTCTAGCCTCCAGCCCAGAGAAACGCTTCCAAACCAATGGGCCTTTCCCTGAGGCTTGTTGGGAGCTAGCAGTCTCTCTCCACAAATGTCATGTGAATATAGGAGTGACCATAGTGGCCCACTGTTTATTAAAAGCCCTAGATAGAAGCCAGgccactatctcatttaatttcccacattgcaaaataatcttttttatacatgaagaaatggaggcttagCAAGTACCAACGACTTGCCTAGGTCAGTTGGCCAGGAAGTGAAAAAGTAGGCTGTGAACCCACCAACGCCCACGAGCTGGACACAACACTGCCTTCCGAAATCCCCCTTTCACACCAAGCACCTGCGGGCAAGCAGCGGCCTGACTGAGGGCCACATGACTCCCTTTTCCCTTTGAACCAAGGTCCAGTAGCAATTCCCTCCACGAACAGCCAGGGGAACCAACCGTTGGCGTTAATTACAAGTCACTGTGGGCCTCACTTGGAATAAACACAACAGCGCTATCAGCCAGCACCGTTCCCAAGCAGGAGTGAACTCCATCTGGAACCAGTTCTTAGGTACCCTCCCTCTTCCTGGGAAATGGTTGGGACACCAGCCCAAACCAGTGGAGCCCGTGTTGCCGACGGGGATACTCAAGATGGTCCACAAACCTCGTGAATTGTGTTCCATGCACACTTTCAATGAATAAATGTGTACTTTACAATTTTTCAATGTTATTGTTCCTCATATgcttattgaaataaaaaaatggggTTTCCAATGTGCCGGTTACAAATTTTTTCCAAAGCTTAAATCTtgtgttagaaaataaaaattggggggcacctgggtggctcagtgggttaaagcctctgccttcggctcgggtcatgatcccagggtcctgggatcaagccccacatccggctctctgctctgctgcgcaaggagcctgcttcctcctctctgcctacctgtgatctgtcaaatgaaatcttaaaaaaaaaattggtcccTGAAGTGTTTTAGAAACCCCGTGAGGAAAAGCCTTATCAAGTGAGTAATTGGGCTGCATCCCGagttactttttaagtttttgaagtaatttctacacacaacatggggcttgaacatagatcatgagatcaagaattgcaaactccgactgagccagccacatgccTGAGTGTTTCTGAAAGCCGGCATTGCTGAGAACCTAAGTTTGACAAATTCCAAGAATGAAATAGGAATTAAGTTCTTAGATTAACACtttcaaggagaaggaaaatgaaccCACCCCATACCCTTAGATCAACCAGATACTTTCATCTTCTGTCAAAAAACTAACGGGAAATCATTGACTTGCATAAGGGAAGTTGTTACGGGCCAATTCTTGGGTCCAGAACCCAGGTCTCTGTTCCGGGTctaactccccaccccacccacaatGGGACTGCAATCCCCCCTCTCAGAAGGGCACAAAAGAAAACAGCCagaataaatttaactttttattgtaaCTCATGTATTTCATAGAAACAGGAATGTAGCAAACAGGTCAGGTAGTAtgaaaaagaagtctttaaacTGTAGACTTGTACATGTGGATCTATTTACATCAGGAACAGGCTCCCCAAGATCAGGCACAGCAGCTGCACTTGTCCGACGCCCCTTTGCATACGCAGCCCTGGGCACACTTGGCACAGCCCACGGGGCAGCAGGAACAGCAGCCTAGGTGACAAAAGCCAAAGCATCAGGGAACCCCCTCTTAAAAGCAGGCTTGGCACAGGCACTGTCCCCAACCCCAGAGGACCCTGACTTGAGAATGACATGCTGTCCCTAAACAAGTGTGTCCTACACACTGCCCCCATCTGATTCCAAGATAGGGCAGAATGTCTGGAGATACAGTGACAGGGGCCCAGAGACAACGCAGGCTGATCCGTTGCCTTCCAGATAGAAATCCTTGAAATCAGTGAGGGGGAGCCCCCTGCCTAGCAGCTCCCAGAAGAGCCACAGCAGCTCTGGGCTGTCCCCACAGAACGAGCTGCACCTGATCAGACAAACTACACGTGGTCACCAAGTTCATGTACACCAAGTGTTCAGGACACTGGCAGCGTTCGGAAGGCTGCAGCAGGAGGCGGAAACATAGATTGTAGTTCTGCCTCCTTCCTTGACACTATCtgctgacctctctgagcctcagtctttcTGTTCTAGACTGAGGTTGGAACTCACCCCTCTACATGCCCTTTCAGCTCCAATTCCGAGTTGGGGGCTCATGGCAGGGGCTGCACAGAGACTAATCCCTGGCCTGCTCCTGCCTGCTCAGCTCTGGGCTTCCCCAacacacatacccaccccaaGACCAGACCCTGATCCCCACAGAAGACCCCACTCCACTCACTCTTCTTGCAGGAGGTGCATTTGCACTCCTTGCATTTACAGGAGCCGGCGCACGTGCAGGAGCCACCtgccaagaaaagaaagaggtgagCAAGGGTGATGTGGGAGCCCCAGCACTCAAGCAACCAAACCACTCTGCACCACCTGACAGTGCCCAGTCCTGGGAGTTCCTTTCTTGCCCCACCGAGTACCATTAAGAGAAACCCCAGTTTCTTCTACTGGTGGAAAAAATAGATCCTTTCCAAATCTGACTCCACAAGGAGGATCCCAAGCTCCAGGACCAACGCAAGCCAGGCACATGGAGTCCCCGCCTGGTATCACGTCCTGGCACCCCCAAAGCCTTGACAGGGGTCCCAAACCAGCAGCAAACCTCGACGTAACCACAAATACCCTCCACTCTAACCCCAAGACACGGAGAGAACACATACTCTAGAAAGCTTGGCAAAAACCCACCCACAACACGTGCTGACTCGTAAAGTCTACTCCAGCTCCAGCCCCCCAAACCCGCCCCTCTGACTCCAAGAACACACTGAGGTAACCTAAATAAATTCCTCTCTAAAACTCAAAATACGTGGTTCCTTACCGCTAGAGCAAGAACAGTTTGGATCCATCTcctccaggaaagaaaagaacaactcGAAACAGACGACAGGAAACACCACAGGAGCTATCTGTTAACAACTTTAGCGACCGCCGCCGCGGGCTGACTTTATAGGCGGAGCGGGTGGCCCGGGCGCAaaggccccgcccctgcccttgCACCCGCCCCGCCGTGAGCGCATCTCCTGCCGCGGCCTTGGCCGCGCTGTGTGCACTTGGCGGGGCCGGGCGCACGAGTCCCGGGGCAGGggttgtggtgggggggggctcGGTTGGGCTCGCTGCGCACGGTGCGGAGGGGATGCGCGCCGGTTGGCATGCCGTGTCTCAGTCACCCTGCTCGCCCCTGTGGGTCTCCCCGAGTTCGGTAGCCGGCCCTGTTACCGCGTGTTCCGGGAACCCGGCGCCTGGTTCCAGACCGCTTTTCCCACCCCTGTACCCCGTGCAGGCGTCCCCGGGGTCGCCCTTCCTGGAGCCCGTGTGCAACCCTCGCCTCCCCTCTccccggggggagggggttgtgccGAGCGACCCGAGAGAGTTGTGTGCAGAGGACAGGCGATGAATGTGAACTTTGCTTCCCTTGGCCTGTCGTCCCCGTGTCCCCAGGTGTGGCTGGGGTTTCAGGCCTTTTTTGCTGTGCACCGTGTGGCGGACCCAGACCGCTGCCTCTCTCCATTCTGCTCACCCAAACCGATATAGGGGCGCGATCGTGCAGGGTCTTCTTGGCATTACAACTAGTGCTCCCCACACCTGCTGGGGCACCCCAGTCCCGGCGGTTTCCAGAGGGTGAGATGGTGACAGGGAGACCTGTCTctgaataaaaaagtaagaaaagtagtTATTTCCGTTTCAACATTCTGagaatttaaatatcattttgtaTGTGCCAGGCCATGTTATATTCACTTTTGATTTGTGTACCCTTACAAAGACCCCAAAAGGGAATTACTATTACTTCTAAGCACTTTTTCTTAATGGATAACTACAATACAGAAGTCTAACTTACTTGGCCCCGGTCCAACAGCTAGAAAGTTGTACTCTGATGAATCCAGTCAGCTTTCTAAGGGAAAGAGAAGGTCTATGATAAACCTGACTGTAGCGTGGGAATGGCTACACTTGCCTACTGCTTGGAACCTTTTCATTAAGAGTTAGGCTGCCacgttgggacgcctgggtggctcagtcggttaagggtctgcctttggctcaggtcatgatcccaaggtcctgggatccagtcccatgtcaaGGTcgccactcagtggggagcctgcttccccctctgcctgcttctccctctgcttgtgctctcggtccgacaaataaataaacataatcttaaaaaaaaaaaagggggctgCC
Coding sequences:
- the LOC125089724 gene encoding metallothionein-1; this encodes MDPNCSCSSGGSCTCAGSCKCKECKCTSCKKSCCSCCPVGCAKCAQGCVCKGASDKCSCCA